The Maridesulfovibrio sp. genomic sequence GTATGCCGGGGCTGCTTATCTGCTCTGGCTTGGTATCGTTGTACTTTTGTCCGGTGAGTTCTCTTTTGAAGATGAGAGTGCTGATGCCTTTAAGAACACTTCAAACAAAAAACTTTTTTTACAGGGCTTTTGGGTGGCGGCAGGTAATCCCAAGGCAATTGTCTTTTTCAGCGCTTTGTTTCCTCAGTTTATCAGTAGCGGGCAGGCTTCCGTAGAGCATTTTGCGGTGCTTTTGATTCTGCTTACCGCCATCGCCTTTGGGTGTATGATGATTTATGCCTGCGGCGGCGAAAAGGTGAAGGAAATTATTAAGGGAACTGCGGTTTGCAGATATATCAATAAAGTGCTGGGAATAACGTTTGTAGGGTTGGGGGTAAGTCTGGCCTGTTCAAGGCGCTAATTTTCAGGAGAGGGAAGGGATTAAGCCAGCATTCCTTGTACTGTGGCCAGTAAATCTTTTTCGGTGAACGGCTTGACCAGTGCTTCCTTTGCACCAAGTGCCTTGGCCTGTTTCAGGTATTCAAGTCCGGTAAATTCCCCGCCTCCGGATATAACCAGAATGCTGCATTCCGGCTTCTTCTGTTTCAGTTCCATGATGGTTTGAATGCCGTCCATGTTGGGCATGAAAATATCAATTATGACCAGATCCACAACCGAACCTTCAAATAAGGACAAGCCTTCCTCGCCATCCGAAGCGGTGAGGACCTTGACCTCTTCATTTCTGAGGTAATGCTTGAGCAGTTCAAGCATTCTTGCGTCATCGTCAATAATCAGGATCGTTTTCATGTAGATATAAGCCTTTTGGATTTATAGCTGCATAACCTATGACCGATAAAAAGAAAAGACGTGGGATTATTAGCGTTTTTATAAACAGGTTGATTTTACTGGTCCGCCTCCATCGTTGATTCCGGAAGAGTCTCAATTGCCTGAATAACCATTTTTTCCAATTGCGGGTACAATTCTATGGCCTCAGAAATGTGACCTTTTCCTGTTGTTCTTTCCATAGTAAGGCTCACAGATTGCGCTTTTACCGCTCCAACCGCCCCGCATTCACTTTTTAAAGTGTGGGCAGAAGTCGAAGCTTCTTTCAGCGCGTTTTTCTCTAGGGCTGTCTTTATTCCTTCCAAATGCTTGGGCGCTTCTTCCTTGAAAATAGCGATTGCTTCATCAAGCAGTTCGTGATCCTGCGAGAATCTGGCCAGTGCGCTTTTCAGGTCGAAATTTTCCGAATCATCTATTGAAGGCATTTGGTGCTCCGCATGCAAAGGTTGCAGACTTCTGATTGAGTAATTAGAAACTATACTACCGTAAGCCGGAAGCAGCGGCAACATCGTTTTGTATAATGTTAAAAAAAAACGGGAGCATTGGCCCCCGTTTTTTGTCATTTGTCAGTTTATCCTAGTCTTTTTTTTCGAGTTCGGCGTACCATCCTCCGGCCTTTGTCAGCAGGCTCTGAATGCGGCCTACAAGAGCGTGGGGGTCGTTCAGGTAGCCTTCCAGCAGCAGGGCGGATTCAAGTAACTGGTTGGATGAAAGGGCGATAAATTCGTCATCCGGGTTGACCTTGAAGATTTCCAGCATGGAGCGCAGCAGCGGATGGTCGGCATTCACTTCCATGGTTTTAGTGGGTATGGAGCTGTCCTTGTTCATGGCTTTCATCAGCTTTTCCATGGAAGATGTCATGGCTCCGTCCGGGTTGACCAGACGGCAGGGAGAATCGGAAAGGCGTTCGGAAATTTTTACTTCCGCGACCTGTTCTCCGAGGACTTCCTTCATCTTGGCGATGAGTGCGTCCATGTCTTTTTCCTGCTCTTCGGAAAGCGGTTCCGGCTCGTCTTCTTTTTTTGCAGATTCAAATTTGTCCAGCTTTTCAAGGTCGGCGTACTCGGCGGCTACGAAGTCGAAACCCTCATGTTCACGGATTGATTCCATAACGAATTCGTCGATGGGTTCGTAGAGATAGAGTACCTCGATATCTTTGTTGCGGAAAATTTCGAGGTGCGGGTTAAGGTTTGCTGCTTCACGGCTGGCAACAAAAGAGTAGTAGATTTCCTTCTGGTCTTCCTTGGCCCGCTCAATGTAATCGGCAAAAGATACAAGGGTGTTTTCTTCGGCCTTGGACGAATCAAAGCGGAGCAGTTTGGCGTATTTGTCGCGGTTAACGAAATCCATATGTCCGGCTTTGAATATCTTGGAGTGGGCTTTCCAGAACTTTGCGTATTTTTCCGCATCGTCTTTGGAAAGTTTTTCCAACTGGCCGAGGATCTGCTTGGTCAGGGTCGCGCTGATCTTGCCGATGAGCAGGTTGTCCTGCAGGGTTTCGCGGGAGATATTCAGGGGAAGGTCTTCGGTATCGACCACACCTTTGATGAAGCTCAGATATTCGGGAAGCAGGTTCTTGTTCTGCTTTTCAATGAGCACGCGGCGTACATAGAGGTCCAGTCCCCAATTGTCGCGGTCCATGCCGAAGATGTCGAGATCTTTTTCCGGAATGAAGAGCAGGGAGTTGAACTGAACCGGAGCATCAACGGAAAAGTGCAGGGTATCGATGGGGGGCTGCACATCGTAGGTCAGGAATTTGTAGAATTCCTCGTACTGCTCTTGTTTGATCTGGAATTTTGGTTCACGCCAGAGAGCGGAAACTGTGTTGACGCGTTCGCCGCCGATCATGATCGGGAAGGAAACGAAATTGGAGTGGCGTTTAACTATGTCTCTCAGTTTGTCCTCGGAACCGAAACGTTCGGCATTGTCTTCATTGAGCTGAATTTCAATGATGGTCCCGTGATCCATTTCCGGCTCTATTTCAGTCAGCTCGTAAGCATTTTTGCCGTCAGAAACCCACTGGATTGCGGGTTCGTCTTTCAGGTAGGATTTGGTACGCACTACAACGTGGTCGGAAACCATGAAAATGGAGTAGAAGCCGACACCGAAACGGCCGATGAGAGAATCGAGGCTATCTTTGGATTCTGCAGCCTGCTTGACGAATTCTGCGGAACCGGAATGGGCGATGGTACCGATATTGGCCATGACTTCTTCACGGGTCATGCCGATACCTGTATCAGTCACGGTTACGGTCTTTTTTTCCTCATCGTAAGCTATGAGAATCTCGGGGTCCACGTCATCATCCAGCTCGGGATTGCTGTTAATGGCGAAACGCATTTTATCGAGGGCGTCAGATGCGTTGGAAACCAACTCGCGCAGGAAAATTTCGCGGTTGGTGTAGAGGGAGTGGACCAGAATGTCCAACAGTTGGTTTACTTCAGCCTTGAATTCGAATTTTTCTGTCTGTGCAGTCATTTGATTCCTCCGTAAACATAAAATTCCTTCCGGCTATGCGAGACAGCCGGAAGGTTCTTGATTGTATTTTGGGATGTTCCTTCTGGAACGAAAAAGGCAAGGATTACTTAGTAATGTTTTTCAGCTTGTCAAGGAGGAATTTTTCCATTTCACGGCGGTCTTTGCGCAAGCGGACCAACTCAGCCTCCATGATGGAAAGTTTTTCCTTGAGCTGGTCATTTTCATTTCGTAAACCCTCGATACTTTCATTCTGGGCATTAAGGTCCGCTGTGGCTTTGTCCATGCAGGCTTTTACGTCTTCAGTTACCGCTCCGGCGGGCATGCAGGAGAGCATTCCTTTCAGGCCTTCATTGATAGACTTGGCTATTTCTGTTCCCATTGCTGCTGCCAGTTGGATGGCCGGTTCAAGGTTGGCCTGCTGTATCTGGACCGGGGCTACCGGTGTAGCTGGTTGATGATTTTGCGGGTCAAGAGCTACATTTACGGGGTATTTTCGGGACAATTTAGCCATGACATCTTCAGCCGTATGCCCCTGCTTAAGCATGGACGCGATAATTTTAAAAATTTCAACTGCTTCGGATTTGAACCTTTTCTGCCTGTTGCGGCCTGTGCTGGGCAGATACTGGGCGAAACGGTTTTTCCAGTAATGAAGAGTTGATTCGGGGACTTCCAGCAACCGGGAAATTTCCGCAATGGAGAGAAGTTTTTTGTCTGGCACGGCATGCTCCGCATTGGGGTTCATTGAAAATTGAAACTTTTCTGATGATTAATTTTTTTTAATTTTTAATGCAACCCAAGTCAATAAACTATCAGATTATTACAAAAATGTTGCTTTTCGAACATATTTGTGTTCACTTCCGATCAGAAAACCCTATTGATTCCTTTCAAAGAATGGAGTAGGCGGTCACCAGACAGGTCTTAAAAGACTGGACCGAAAGAGAAATCAATTGCGATTTTCGTTTTTCGAACGGTCTTTGAAAATCGGTCCCGGGTTGTACCATAATTGTATCTTAATCATGTTTTTAGTTTTTACGGATTATGGTATTAGGTTTTGGAGTATGAATCCAGTAAGCAGCGGAGTCCTCTTTTGAGTTCGGAAACTATTTTACTTTTTGATGTAGGGAACACCAATACAAAAATCGGTTTTTCCACCCGTGATAAAATCGGGCCTTCATTCACCCTGCCGACTGATCCCGGCGGCACTGCTGATTCATGGGGGCTGAAGCTGCTCGAAATATGCCGTGTGGCCGGTTTTTCCCATGAGGATATCCTCGGCGGGGCCGTATCCTCGGTTGTTCCGCCCATGAATCCGATCCTGAAGCGGGCCGTGGAAAGGTTCTTTCCCTGCGAACTGCGCTTTGCTCCGGATACCATCCCGCTATCCCTTAACAACAGGTACGAAAGGCCTTGGGAAGTTGGCGCGGACAGGTTGGTCACCGCTTTTGCCGGCCGCCAGATCAGCGACAGTGAGAAACTCATAGTAGTTGATTTCGGCACAGCTACCACTTTCGACTGCGTGGTGGGCATGGATTACATGGGCGGGCTGATCTGCCCCGGAGTGCTTTCGTCCACAAAGGCGCTGGCATCCGGTACTGCGAAGCTGCCGCATATTTCTTTGGAGCTTGAGTCCGAGACCATCAGGCCGGGCAAGTCTACCACCGACAGCCTTAATCAGGGGCTGATTTTCGGGTTCGCAGCCATGGTCGAAGGATTGAGCGAACGCTTGAGCAAGACCCTCGGCGGTGAGGTCGAGCTTATCGCTACCGGTGGTTTTGCCTCCAAGATAGATGAAGTCTGCCGGGCCATTGACCGTGTGGAACCGACGCTCCTGTTGGACGGGTTGCGCATGGCTTGGTTTGGCAGTGAAAAATAGTTTAGTGTAGGTTTTTTGACCGGGAATGTGCCCGGTAGTTCAGTAACCGGAAAGTGTTGATTTATTTTTAAGGAGTATTGTTATGAGCACTATTACCGCAGTATGGGCAAGAGAAATTCTTGATTCCAGAGGTAACCCCACCGTAGAAGTAGAAGTAGTTCTCGAATCCGGGGCTACCGGCCGTGCAGCTGTTCCCTCCGGAGCATCCACCGGTACCCGTGAAGCCCTTGAACTGCGTGACGGCGACAAAGACCGTTACAAAGGTAAAGGTGTACAGGTTGCTGTTGCCAACGTTCGTGAAGAAATCGCTGAAGCTCTGGTTGGTCAGGATGCCCTGCGTCAGGTTACCATCGATAATATCCTTATCGAACTCGACGGAACCGAAAACAAGGAACGACTCGGTGCCAACGCAATGCTCGGCGTTTCCATGGCTGTTGCCCGCGCTGGTGCAAATCTGCTCGGCATTCCCCTTTACCAGTATCTCGGCGGCGTAAACGGTAAGCTTCTGCCCGTTCCCATGATGAATATCATCAATGGTGGTGAGCATGCTCCCAACAACCTCGATATTCAGGAATTCATGATTATGCCCATCGGCGCTGAGACTTTTGCTGAAGCTCTGCGCATGGGTGCTGAAATTTTCCATACTCTCAAAGGCCTGCTGGCTGCAGACGGTCACAACACCGCAGTTGGTGACGAAGGTGGCTTCGCGCCTAACCTCGAGTCCCACGCACAGGCTTTCGAATACATCATGAAGGCTATTGAAGCCGCAGGCTACCGCCCCGGTGCTGACGTAGCTCTCGCTATCGATGCTGCTGCTTCCGAATTCTACAAAGACGGCAAGTACGTACTGGCCGGTGAAAACAAGGAATTCGACGCTCAGGGTATGATCGATTTCTACTCTGATTTCGTAGAGCGTTTCCCGCTCATCTCCATTGAAGACGGCCTTGCAGAAGGCGACTGGGACGGCTGGGAAAAGATGACTGCAGATCTGGGTGAAAAAATCCAGCTCGTTGGTGACGACCTCTTCGTAACCAACCCCGATATTCTTGCTGAAGGTATCGAGCGCGGCGCTTGCAACTCCATTCTGATCAAGCTGAACCAGATCGGAACCCTGACCGAAACCCTCGACACCATGGAACTTGCCAAGACCGCCGGTTACACCAACGTTGTATCCCACCGTTCCGGTGAAACCAGCGACCATTTTATCGCCGACCTCGCAGTAGGTCTGAACGCAGGACAGATCAAGACCGGCTCCCTGTGCCGCTCCGACCGTCTTGCCAAGTACAACCAGCTGCTGCGCATTGAAGAAGATCTCGATGATGATGGAATCTACTACGGTCCCGCTCTGAAGGAAGCTTTTTTCGGCGAAGACTAGGAGAAAGTCTGATTGTTTGGTTTATTGCAGGGCTGCGGAGTTATCTTCGCAGCCCTTTTTATGTATATGGCAGGTAGTTGTTGTGTCGGTGAGGGAATAGGATATTGTCTTCTTGCCAGTGGGAGAAAATTACAATATGGCTTTTTCACCCACAGGCCAAAAACAGCGGAGAAATTTCAATGCAGATTTTGAATGGTAAAGAAACAGCCCTTACTATTCGTGAAGAGCTGAAAGTAGAGATAGACGGACTCAAGGACAAACACGGTAGAGCGCCCGGTCTGGCCGTTATTCTGGTCGGCGAGGACCCCGCTTCTCAGGTATACGTGCGCAACAAGGAAATTGCCTGCGAAAAAGCTGGTATTGTTTCCTCTGCCCATCGTATTGATGCGTCCGTTTCTCAGGAAGAGCTTGAAGCCCTGATCCAGAAGCTCAATGCAGACGACACCATCGACGGTATTCTTTTGCAACTGCCCCTGCCCAAGGGACTGGACAGCCAGCGCTGTCTCGAACTCATCGATCCCGGTAAGGATGTAGACGGTTTCCACCCCATGAACGTAGGCAAGCTCATGCTCGGCCTGCCCGGTTTCCGGTCCTGCACTCCCGCAGGCATCATGACCCTGCTGGAACGCTACAACCTGCCCACCTCAGGCAAAAAAGCCGTGGTCGTAGGACGTTCCAACATCGTAGGCAAGCCCCTTGCCATGATGCTCATGCAGTACGGTGATTTCGCAAACGCCACCGTAACCGTCTGCCATTCCCGCACTGACAACCTCGCCGAGGAAGTCAAAGGCGCAGATTTCGTTTTCGCCGCCATCGGCATTCCCAAGTTCATCAAGAAAGAGATGGTCAAAGACGGCGCAGTTGTAGTTGACGTAGGCATCAACCGCACTGACGAAGGTCTGGTCGGTGACTGCGACTACGCAGCACTGGAAGGCGTAGCGTCCGCTATGACTCCCGTTCCCGGCGGAGTAGGTCCCATGACTATTGCGCAGCTTTTGATCAACACCGTACAGGCTTATAAGGAGCATGTAGGGGCTTAATAAGCTGCAGGTGAATAAGTTTTCCAAAATTAACGGGCCGTTGTTCTTTTACAGCGGCCCGTTAATTTTGGTCTCGTAAGCACTATGTTTAAATATGATGGTTTATTAGTAAATTGTTGGTGGGATGGGTGTTGTTCTAATTTTGTCTTTTGAGTTGTAAAAAAAGTCAACAATTGTCACTATTTTGGGCTCTAGGAGCTTGCCTATAGATACTAGGTCGGTAGCGGTTTTTTTATGCCAGTTATTAGGCAGCAAAGCTGATGTAAGTTTATTTTTGTTTTTTTCTAGCTTTTTTGAATAAAAGTTTAGGAAGGAATCTTCTATGAGATACAGCCTATAGTCTTGATTTAGGCGAGGGAGTTTTTCGTCATGTAGTGTTTCGTGTATCATCGAATATAGAGTTATATTTTGTTTTCCCTTAAATAATATTTCAGCTGTTGCTTGCATAAATTTCATTGACACGCCCATAAGTAGCTTTGTCCTAAGGCTATCGAGTACAAGGTTTGCATTTTGCTCATCTTGTTTCTGTATCGTTTGTTTTTGTAATTTAGCTTTTTGGGCAAGCTCTTTAAGTTTAGAACTGATAGCGTTTTTTTCATTTATTAAGTAGTTAATATCGTCTTTAAGTTTTGCCTTGTCTTCAGTGAGTTGTTTGTTCTCATAGATTGGTATGACTGTATAAAAATATCCACCTATAACAACAGCAGCCATTAAAATTTGAAAAACTATATTGATTCTAGAAAGATATCTGTCAATCGTATGTTTCATCTGCTTCTCCTATATGAAGTTTATGATAATATATATCAAGGTTGAAAGTCGGTGTGAAGTATTAATCGTTACTTCCCTCGAAACCGCGAGAAAGGGGAATCCTATCTTGTTTTCTTAGAACCCCAAAATTGTTCCCAGAGAATAATATTTTTTATTCTACTAGAATTATTCCAACAGAATATTTTTTGATGCTCTACTGGAATAATTTAATCCTATCCCATTGCCTTTCCCATATATTTTAAAACCAATTCTTCCCCCTATCCCCCACCAGACAATTTCAGTATAAAGTCGGAATAAATTTACCCCAGCCCAGATTAAATAACGGATACCCACATGAAAGGACTCACTGAACTTCTGACCTGTATTCAGGAAATTTCCGGCGGCAATTATTCCAATGACATTATGGATCTGACTACGGATAAATATGATCCTTATGTGCGGGAACTGGCGGAGTCAGTAGGTTTGATGATGGTTCGTATTGAGGCGAGGGAGTTTGCCCTTGAGCAGGCCAATGATGAACTCAGGTGCAATATTGTGGCGACCATCAAGGCCGTGGCAAGGGGGTTGAGCCTGCGCGACCCGTATACCCGCGGGCATGCGGAGCGGGTGGGGAATTATTGTGAACGGCTGGCGCGGCGCATGGGACTGCCGGATGACGAAATATGGACCGTGCATGTGGCCGGAACCCTGCATGATATAGGCAAGATCGGGTTCAGTGATCGTTTGATTCAGAATGTGGATACCAAAGTTGACGCGGATATGCTGGCGGAGATCAAGCAGCACCCGGAATGGGGTTTCAGGATGCTGCGCGGGCTGGAATTTCTCGGTCCTGCGTTGGATTATGTGCGTTCACATCATGAGCGGCTGGATGGCACCGGATACCCCAATGGTCTGCAGGGTGATGAAATCAAGACCGGATCGCGCATTCTGTCCATTGCCGATGTTTTTGACGCGGTAACCACTACCCGCAGTTATCAGGAAGCCATGGATCTTGATAAGGCTTTCTCCATCCTGCGCAAGCTTGCAGGGCCTGCCCTTGACCCTGAGTTGGTTGAGCTTTTCATCGCTGATATCAAAGAAAAAGGTCTTGAGGATGTGGAAGAAAATTTTATGACCTGTGCAATGGGAAATAGCCTTTCTGAAAAGATATAAAAAATAGTTGAGAATTCTTCCTAATAAGCTTGCCTTCTTTTTATAAGTGCTTATTATTTTACTTCGCGTTAAGCATATCTTAACAATCGTATAGCACAGTGAAGACCTAATAAAAGGTTTTGATTTGCCTCTTCCCGAGGCTTACTCCTCCGGAATGTTGCCTTTTAGGCCATTTTAAATCTATTTTTCTGTAGATTTGTAGCTTTTTTAAACTCTTTTTACGAAGATGGTTTAAGGCGCCGGAGGTAAATTTTAATAAACTAAAAGCGCTAAGCGCATCAAATCAGCCTCTTATCATGAATACAAAAACTATACATATCGAAGGTGCGCGTCAGCACAACCTCAAGAATTTGAACCTTGATATCCCGCGTGATCAGCTTGTGGTGGTCTGCGGTCCTTCGGGGTCCGGTAAATCCACATTGTCCTTCGACATTGTTTATGCCGAGGGCCAGCGACGTTATGTGGAATCCCTTTCCGCCTACGCCCGTCAGTTTCTGCCGCAGTTGGACAAGCCGAAAGTGGATAAGATTGAGGGCTTGTCCCCGGCGATTTCTCTGGAACAGCAATCAACATCACGCAACCCGCGTTCGACCGTGGGTACGGTGACTGAAATTTACGACTTTTTGCGTGTATTCTTTGCTCGGCTGGGCAAATTCCATTGCCCGGAATGCGGCATTCCCATCGCGGCTCAGACTTCGGACGAAATTCTGGAACGGATCATGGGGTTGGGCGAAGGAACCAAATTCATGCTGCTGGCCCCCATGGTGGATCACCAGAAAGGAACCCATAAAGATCTGTTTAAAAAATTGAAAAAAGAAGGTTTCGTGCGTGTGCGCGTGGACGGACAGGTCTATGGAATTGATGATGTGCCGGACCTTGAGAAGAATAAGAAACACAACATTGATCTGGTTGTGGACCGCCTTGTAATCAAAGGCGACATGAAAAAGCGACTGGGCGATTCCCTGGAACTTGCTTTGCGCTACGGTGATGAATCCATCGTAGTTTCCATTATAGGTGGTGAAGATGTTTATCTCTCAACCATGTCCACCTGCCCCTCATGCAAGATCAGTATGCCCAAACTTTCCCCGCAGCTGTTTTCGTTCAACAGTCCGCAGGGGGCCTGTACGCTTTGTTCCGGCATCGGCAGTGTGGAATATTACGAACCTGAACTGCTGGCCCCTAACAAAGGGCTTTCCCTCAAGGCCGGGGCGGTCATCCCGTGGAAATCTCCGAAAATGTTTGAGCGCTATGAGGCTGATTTTCGTGCATTGGGCAAAGAATACGGTTTCAAGGTCGATACTCCGCTCAGTGACTTTTCTGAAGCCGCGCACAAGGCTTTGTTCTACGGCGATAAAAAAATTGGTTGGGAAGGAGTGGTTGACCTGCTCGAAGTCGGACACAACCTCGGGCGTATCTGGCGTGATGAACTTTCCAGATTCCGTCAGTCAAGACCGTGTCCTGCGTGTGAGGGGGCGAGACTTCGCCCTGAATCCCTTGCTGTCAAAGTAGAGGGCGTATCAATTTTTGATTTCTGTTCCATGTCCATCAAGCGGGCACTGGACTGGCTGCAGGAACTTGAGTTTTCAGGTCATGAGATGCTCATTGCCGAACCGCTTTTGAAGGAATTGACCCACCGTCTCGGTTTTATGGTCAATGTAGGGCTTGATTACCTGAACCTTGGCCGGAACATGGCGACACTTTCCGGCGGAGAGGCTCAGCGCATCAGGCTGGCTGGGCAGCTCGGTTCCGGGCTGGTGGGGGTCACTTACGTGCTTGATGAACCTTCCATAGGTCTGCATCCGCGCGATAACGAGCGGCTGATCAAGACCCTGCGTTCTTTGCAGGCCCGAGGTAACACCGTATTGGTTGTGGAACATGATGAATCCACCATTCGCAACGCCGACCACGTGATTGAGATTGGTCCCGGTTCGGGCATGCTTGGCGGGGAGATTGTTTTTCAGGGCAGTGTGAAAAAGCTGCTTGATAAAGCTCAGACCCTGACCGCCAAGTACCTGCGCGGGGAGCTGGCTCTGGACAAACCCGAAGAGCGGCGTATTCCCAAGGACTGGATCAGGATGAAGGGGGTTAAGACCAATAACCTTAAAAATCTTGATGTGGATATTCCGCTTGGTGTGCTTTGTTGTTTTACCGGGGTTTCCGGCTCGGGCAAAAGTTCGCTGGTAGTGGATTCCCTGTACAAGCACATAGCTTTGTCCCGCGGGGTGAAAGTCGACCAGCCGGGCCGTATTTCCGGTATTGAAGGCATTGAAAAAGTGGAGAAGATTATTTCCATCGATCAGTCGCCTATCGGCAGGACTCCACGCTCCAATCCGGCTACCTATACCAAGATTTTTGATGAAATACGCAAGATTTTCTGCGCTACCAAGGAAGCAAAAAAACGTGGCTACAAGCCCGGACGTTTCAGTTTTAACG encodes the following:
- the uvrA gene encoding excinuclease ABC subunit UvrA; translated protein: MNTKTIHIEGARQHNLKNLNLDIPRDQLVVVCGPSGSGKSTLSFDIVYAEGQRRYVESLSAYARQFLPQLDKPKVDKIEGLSPAISLEQQSTSRNPRSTVGTVTEIYDFLRVFFARLGKFHCPECGIPIAAQTSDEILERIMGLGEGTKFMLLAPMVDHQKGTHKDLFKKLKKEGFVRVRVDGQVYGIDDVPDLEKNKKHNIDLVVDRLVIKGDMKKRLGDSLELALRYGDESIVVSIIGGEDVYLSTMSTCPSCKISMPKLSPQLFSFNSPQGACTLCSGIGSVEYYEPELLAPNKGLSLKAGAVIPWKSPKMFERYEADFRALGKEYGFKVDTPLSDFSEAAHKALFYGDKKIGWEGVVDLLEVGHNLGRIWRDELSRFRQSRPCPACEGARLRPESLAVKVEGVSIFDFCSMSIKRALDWLQELEFSGHEMLIAEPLLKELTHRLGFMVNVGLDYLNLGRNMATLSGGEAQRIRLAGQLGSGLVGVTYVLDEPSIGLHPRDNERLIKTLRSLQARGNTVLVVEHDESTIRNADHVIEIGPGSGMLGGEIVFQGSVKKLLDKAQTLTAKYLRGELALDKPEERRIPKDWIRMKGVKTNNLKNLDVDIPLGVLCCFTGVSGSGKSSLVVDSLYKHIALSRGVKVDQPGRISGIEGIEKVEKIISIDQSPIGRTPRSNPATYTKIFDEIRKIFCATKEAKKRGYKPGRFSFNVRGGRCEACRGDGQIRVEMHFLPDVYVTCDVCKGKRYNSQTLEVDYKGKNIAEVLDLTVRQAKAFFENHPTLKRRLEVLEQVGLEYVQLGQPATTLSGGEAQRIKISRELGKRSLPGTLYILDEPTTGLHMHEVGKLIKVLQQLVDKGATVIVIEHNTDVIRASDYVFDLGPGGGESGGEIVAQGTPEEIIANPDSVTGSFLV